A stretch of the Nitratifractor salsuginis DSM 16511 genome encodes the following:
- a CDS encoding PqiC family protein, with protein MKKLTLLSFALLTLFLAGCSSRSEYYRLQPRLQPHRDVTPLSTRHIVGIGEVQVTDYLQQKALTLRLGPSRLKVKENALWAGSLDKNIQKVLQHNLAQLVPDYTFLSYPWEEPLSDRTRIYVTVDRFDGDSNGTVVLEGHWSLVDREKDRMVLGEDFHYMQRGAANLPGIVATQNRLLERLSRRIASRIRQRTR; from the coding sequence ATGAAGAAACTGACTCTGTTATCTTTTGCTCTGCTCACCCTCTTTTTGGCAGGGTGCAGCAGCCGATCCGAATACTACCGCCTCCAGCCCCGTCTGCAACCTCATCGGGATGTCACTCCCCTTTCCACTCGGCACATTGTAGGAATCGGGGAAGTGCAGGTAACCGACTATCTTCAGCAAAAGGCCCTCACCCTGCGCCTAGGCCCCAGCCGATTGAAAGTCAAAGAAAACGCTCTCTGGGCTGGGTCTTTGGACAAAAATATCCAAAAAGTCCTCCAGCACAATCTGGCCCAACTGGTCCCTGACTATACCTTTCTCTCCTACCCCTGGGAAGAGCCTCTCTCGGACCGGACCCGGATTTATGTGACTGTTGACCGTTTCGACGGTGACAGCAACGGCACCGTGGTGCTGGAGGGGCATTGGAGTCTCGTCGACCGGGAAAAAGACCGAATGGTTTTAGGTGAAGATTTTCATTATATGCAGAGAGGAGCGGCGAACCTCCCCGGCATCGTCGCCACGCAAAATCGCCTCCTGGAGCGGCTCAGCCGTCGGATCGCATCGAGGATTCGTCAGCGAACCCGTTGA
- the cobA gene encoding uroporphyrinogen-III C-methyltransferase: MVYLTGAGPGDIDLLTVKALRVVRQADVIIYDRLANPKILDEAKDGCKFVYVGKEDGRHTLPQDQINEVIYQNALEHETVVRLKGGDPLVFGRGGEEAAYLKERGIAYEFIPGVTSAISVPAYAGIPVTHRGVAVSFKVVTGHEAPNKEQSQVDWESMKSDETIIFLMGLHNLSKIAENLIRIGRDPATPAAVISRGTTPEQQCVVGTLENIYARVKEAGIPTPALIVVGKVVELRETLRWFAE; the protein is encoded by the coding sequence ATGGTTTATCTTACAGGTGCGGGTCCCGGCGATATCGATCTTTTGACGGTCAAGGCCCTTCGCGTCGTTCGGCAGGCGGATGTGATCATTTACGATCGCCTGGCCAATCCGAAGATTCTCGACGAAGCCAAGGATGGCTGTAAATTTGTCTATGTGGGCAAAGAGGATGGCCGCCATACGCTGCCTCAGGATCAGATCAACGAAGTGATTTACCAAAATGCCCTCGAGCACGAAACCGTTGTCCGGCTCAAAGGCGGGGACCCGCTGGTCTTTGGCCGGGGAGGGGAAGAGGCGGCCTATCTCAAAGAGCGGGGAATCGCCTACGAATTCATCCCCGGAGTTACCTCGGCTATCTCCGTACCCGCCTATGCCGGCATCCCGGTGACCCATCGTGGTGTGGCGGTCTCTTTCAAGGTCGTCACCGGGCATGAAGCTCCCAACAAAGAGCAGTCCCAGGTAGACTGGGAGAGTATGAAGAGCGATGAGACGATCATTTTTCTCATGGGGCTGCACAATCTGAGCAAAATCGCCGAAAACCTCATTCGCATCGGGCGGGACCCTGCCACACCGGCCGCCGTGATCTCCCGGGGAACGACACCGGAGCAGCAATGTGTCGTCGGAACCCTGGAAAACATATATGCCCGAGTGAAGGAAGCCGGGATCCCGACCCCGGCTCTGATTGTCGTCGGCAAGGTGGTCGAGCTTCGCGAGACGCTCCGGTGGTTTGCCGAGTAG
- a CDS encoding nitrite/sulfite reductase: MKQANEPKLNKIERYKRELPPADFSPERVKDWQNVDERCRFYLKNFGLYNNKLRPDLWMIRLRFDGGLITPEALKLLARIARQETARLLLTARGQMELHDLRAGRVLPLWRELKAAGLQTCQVISDNFRGIVIDPLDGLASDNRIECLSILQEIRERVVGKREWIGTLPRKFNTALIGREAPSFNPWGNDLLLALARDGDRWGFNLYLGGKNSETAREADIFCPPESAADLFEAVAKVYREHGPRGSRSKTRLFHLIEEVGMPQIRVWIEEESGTPLPRAGELRMQSSHRNRDHLLPIRRYGRHGEISPEELEKAVQEAQSHEHTLRLTPHQELWAFDPDLVHQEIQNPKSKIPNHASTGSVTACAGSRYCPLSLWDIKEDLALLPLGRLEKLGVSLGFSGCLKGCGRHYHSDLGLIGLRTNLYAETERAARIFLGALQAPEPMPARMLYYSVPLRRLGELLHTILDDYEASDRADFETFSREVLARYSIETLQLWYLVRQLHELPNNLVELFYAGDEFVLLSKIDELPDMPQNPELYEKIKQLSHRLWDLV; the protein is encoded by the coding sequence GTGAAACAAGCAAATGAGCCAAAGCTGAACAAGATCGAACGCTACAAAAGAGAGCTTCCTCCCGCCGACTTTTCACCTGAGCGTGTCAAAGATTGGCAAAACGTGGACGAACGGTGCCGGTTCTATCTGAAAAATTTCGGCCTTTACAACAACAAGCTTCGTCCCGATCTCTGGATGATCCGTCTTCGCTTCGACGGAGGCCTCATCACGCCCGAGGCCCTCAAACTACTTGCCCGGATCGCACGACAGGAAACAGCCCGCCTCCTCCTGACCGCTCGGGGGCAGATGGAGCTTCACGACCTCAGGGCCGGCCGGGTCCTGCCCCTCTGGCGGGAGCTCAAAGCTGCCGGGCTGCAAACGTGCCAAGTCATTTCCGACAATTTTCGGGGCATCGTTATCGATCCTCTCGACGGCCTCGCCTCCGACAACCGCATCGAATGTCTATCCATCCTACAGGAGATCAGAGAGCGGGTCGTGGGCAAGCGTGAGTGGATCGGCACCCTCCCCCGCAAATTCAACACGGCCCTCATCGGCAGAGAGGCTCCCTCGTTCAACCCTTGGGGGAACGACCTCCTCCTGGCCCTGGCCCGCGATGGAGATCGATGGGGGTTTAACCTCTATCTGGGGGGTAAAAACAGTGAGACCGCCCGGGAGGCCGATATCTTCTGCCCTCCCGAAAGTGCGGCGGACCTTTTTGAAGCGGTCGCCAAAGTCTATCGGGAACACGGCCCGAGAGGCAGCCGCTCCAAAACCCGCCTCTTTCACCTCATCGAAGAGGTGGGAATGCCTCAAATCCGTGTGTGGATCGAAGAGGAGTCGGGCACTCCCCTGCCCCGGGCGGGAGAGCTCAGGATGCAAAGCAGCCACCGCAACCGAGACCATCTCCTCCCTATCCGCCGCTACGGCCGCCACGGAGAGATCAGCCCCGAGGAACTCGAAAAAGCCGTCCAAGAGGCCCAAAGCCACGAACACACCCTCCGTCTGACTCCCCACCAGGAACTCTGGGCTTTCGATCCGGACCTGGTCCATCAAGAAATTCAAAATCCCAAATCCAAAATCCCAAATCACGCTTCTACCGGAAGCGTAACCGCGTGTGCCGGCTCCCGCTACTGCCCCCTCTCCCTCTGGGACATCAAAGAAGACCTGGCGCTCCTCCCCCTGGGACGTCTGGAAAAGCTGGGGGTGAGCCTCGGATTCAGCGGCTGCCTCAAAGGGTGCGGACGACACTACCACAGCGATCTGGGGCTCATCGGCCTGCGCACCAACCTCTATGCCGAAACCGAACGGGCGGCACGGATCTTCCTGGGAGCGCTCCAGGCACCCGAGCCTATGCCGGCGCGGATGCTCTACTACTCTGTGCCCCTGCGCAGACTCGGTGAATTGCTCCATACGATCCTCGATGATTATGAAGCCTCGGACAGGGCGGATTTCGAAACCTTCAGCCGAGAAGTTCTCGCACGCTACTCCATCGAGACTTTGCAGTTGTGGTATCTCGTCCGCCAACTCCATGAGCTCCCCAATAATCTCGTTGAGTTATTCTACGCAGGCGACGAATTCGTGCTCCTGTCAAAGATCGATGAACTCCCGGATATGCCGCAAAACCCCGAACTCTACGAAAAAATCAAACAACTCAGCCACCGCCTCTGGGATCTCGTTTGA
- a CDS encoding cytochrome D1 domain-containing protein has protein sequence MRKPLLLVILLAALFGTLSAREKIFVVERENSALAVIDHNLLYDEIKNMHNFNHAVVKFKGNDGYVITRDGYVIKFDPIHNKKLKEYKTSKSAIGFIIGDNYLAVANYDNKTVEVLDRDLNPIESIKTGSRNVGIKNYKNYLIFELMDKDQIWVMKDANEGKGKPHFVLYKKFENIGKVPFDAMIHKNLYVAGLFNSPAVGLLNLDTMTYKKIPLDLGRKDRILKVPHFGFWSISDRYFFVPAVGAKKVFVFDHDFKPVRAIDVKGNPVFTALSPDKKWLAVSFSGKDFPYVQIIDAKTFKIARTFHFPGWILHLRWSKDEPEIYFSVNTKNEVLAYHTTDPDPKKWWKHFMWPVPKPSGIFLFEAPDEPAPKIRKVSH, from the coding sequence ATGAGAAAACCCCTACTGCTCGTCATTTTGCTGGCCGCACTCTTCGGTACTTTGAGTGCCCGGGAGAAGATCTTCGTCGTGGAGCGGGAAAACTCCGCCTTGGCGGTGATCGATCACAATCTCCTCTATGACGAAATCAAGAATATGCACAATTTCAACCACGCGGTGGTGAAATTCAAAGGCAACGACGGTTACGTCATCACCCGCGATGGCTATGTGATCAAGTTCGACCCTATACACAACAAAAAGCTCAAAGAGTACAAGACTTCCAAGAGCGCCATCGGATTCATCATCGGGGACAACTACCTGGCCGTGGCCAACTATGACAACAAGACCGTCGAAGTGCTCGACCGCGATCTCAACCCCATCGAGAGCATCAAGACCGGCAGCCGGAACGTCGGGATCAAGAATTACAAAAATTATCTCATCTTCGAATTGATGGACAAGGATCAGATCTGGGTGATGAAAGATGCGAATGAGGGCAAGGGCAAACCCCACTTCGTGCTCTACAAAAAGTTCGAGAATATCGGTAAAGTCCCCTTCGACGCGATGATCCACAAAAACCTCTATGTCGCCGGGCTTTTCAACTCTCCGGCGGTGGGGCTGCTCAATCTCGATACGATGACCTACAAAAAGATTCCCCTGGACCTGGGCCGGAAAGATCGGATTCTCAAAGTCCCCCATTTCGGATTCTGGAGCATTTCGGACCGCTACTTCTTCGTCCCGGCGGTCGGGGCCAAAAAGGTCTTTGTCTTCGATCACGATTTCAAGCCGGTGAGAGCCATCGACGTCAAGGGAAATCCCGTCTTTACCGCCCTCAGCCCCGACAAAAAGTGGCTGGCGGTCTCCTTCAGCGGCAAAGATTTCCCCTATGTGCAGATCATCGATGCCAAAACGTTCAAGATCGCCCGGACTTTCCACTTCCCGGGCTGGATCCTTCATCTGCGCTGGTCCAAGGATGAACCGGAGATCTACTTCAGCGTCAATACCAAAAACGAGGTCCTGGCATACCATACGACTGACCCCGATCCCAAAAAGTGGTGGAAGCACTTCATGTGGCCGGTGCCCAAACCTTCGGGGATCTTCCTCTTCGAAGCGCCCGACGAGCCCGCCCCCAAAATCCGCAAAGTGAGTCATTAA
- a CDS encoding paraquat-inducible protein A, with protein MKSHYVCCEECDEISRLPYPHRPGVYRCPNCRHTLFRYSPGMVEKLYALSFAALILFMITNLFPFLSFEVMGNKAEATFTTAFIYLYKEGDYLIALALLMTTLVVPAMRILLLLFLTGPIYHRIVPRYASTMLKIFEAITPWGMLDVFLVAILVSIVKLVKMGTIIPGTSLWAFGAMVFVLAYMQMIFDPHPLWDLIDRARGREPDLPRKSER; from the coding sequence ATGAAATCACATTATGTCTGTTGCGAAGAGTGTGATGAGATCAGTCGCCTTCCCTATCCCCATCGCCCCGGAGTCTATCGCTGCCCCAATTGCCGTCATACACTTTTCCGATACTCTCCGGGGATGGTCGAGAAACTCTACGCTTTGAGTTTCGCCGCTTTGATCCTCTTTATGATCACCAATCTCTTTCCTTTTTTGAGCTTCGAAGTGATGGGGAACAAAGCGGAAGCCACCTTTACCACCGCATTCATTTATCTCTACAAAGAGGGGGATTACCTCATTGCCCTGGCGCTGCTGATGACGACGCTGGTGGTCCCGGCGATGCGGATCCTGCTGCTGCTCTTTCTGACCGGCCCCATCTATCATCGCATCGTTCCACGCTACGCATCGACGATGCTCAAGATTTTCGAAGCCATCACCCCGTGGGGGATGCTGGATGTCTTTCTGGTCGCCATCCTGGTCTCCATCGTCAAACTCGTCAAGATGGGGACGATCATCCCGGGAACTTCCCTTTGGGCCTTTGGCGCAATGGTCTTTGTCCTGGCCTATATGCAGATGATCTTCGATCCCCATCCCCTCTGGGACCTGATCGACAGAGCCCGCGGCCGGGAACCCGACCTTCCCAGGAAGAGTGAACGATGA
- a CDS encoding intermembrane transport protein PqiB, with protein sequence MAESPLQRPPGEEYVREAIWSRKRHHFSPVWIVPIVALIIGAVLVWQNLSQRGPAVQILFKSAAGITPGKSVVKYKDVIVGKVEDVRFSDDLGSVIVTARLTKEMRPYLSEKTLFWIVHARLSADSVEGLDTLLSGAYISMDPHKGKESVRRFKGLVNPPVITDRTPGKRFILEAQSKGSLQIGSPVYYKQLKAGTVVSYHLAPNGRTVLIDVFIQKPFSDLITDTTRFWNASGIDAHIGADGVEIRTESLTAILSGGIAFDNFEVFGPGSRVQDGHHFVLYNTIKEARKVTYTRELYFWVYFNESVRGLKAGAPVEFRGVKVGEVVNLFLVGDVKTANFKIPILIKIEPERFTITGRERNASKGMDPKVFKALVDKGLRAQLQSANLLTGSLLINLDFHPDAPKANLIKENGLYVFPSVPATIETLKNNVQSILNNLAAIPFKEIGEETRQILGDVRQKTLPGFDATLQGVNRELLPSFVKLIDQSNQTLEEIRKNYLDTNAQIHRQMLKLMNEIEETSRSIRELSNYLNRHPESLIRGR encoded by the coding sequence ATGGCTGAGTCCCCCCTTCAACGTCCTCCGGGAGAAGAGTATGTCCGCGAAGCGATCTGGAGTCGCAAAAGGCATCATTTTTCTCCCGTTTGGATCGTCCCGATTGTCGCGCTGATTATTGGAGCGGTCCTCGTTTGGCAAAATCTGAGCCAGCGCGGGCCGGCTGTTCAGATCCTTTTCAAATCGGCGGCGGGGATCACCCCGGGAAAATCGGTCGTCAAATACAAAGATGTCATCGTCGGGAAAGTCGAGGACGTCCGTTTCAGCGACGACCTGGGCTCGGTCATTGTTACCGCCAGATTGACCAAAGAGATGCGTCCCTACCTCAGCGAAAAAACCCTTTTCTGGATCGTCCACGCCCGTCTGAGCGCTGATTCCGTCGAGGGCTTGGATACCCTCCTCTCCGGGGCCTATATCAGTATGGACCCGCATAAAGGCAAAGAGTCGGTCCGACGCTTCAAAGGTCTGGTCAATCCCCCCGTGATTACCGACCGGACTCCCGGAAAACGGTTCATCCTCGAAGCCCAAAGCAAAGGCTCCCTCCAAATCGGTTCCCCGGTTTACTACAAACAGCTCAAAGCGGGAACTGTCGTCTCCTACCACTTGGCACCCAACGGCAGAACCGTCCTGATCGATGTCTTTATCCAAAAACCTTTCAGTGATCTCATTACCGACACGACCCGGTTTTGGAACGCCAGTGGTATCGATGCCCACATCGGTGCTGACGGAGTCGAAATCCGTACCGAATCCCTCACCGCCATTCTTTCGGGGGGAATCGCCTTCGACAATTTCGAAGTCTTCGGACCCGGCAGTAGGGTACAGGACGGGCATCATTTCGTCCTCTACAATACGATCAAAGAGGCCAGGAAGGTCACGTACACCCGGGAACTTTACTTCTGGGTCTACTTCAACGAGTCAGTTCGCGGACTCAAAGCCGGTGCCCCGGTGGAGTTTAGAGGGGTCAAAGTGGGTGAAGTGGTCAATCTCTTCCTCGTCGGCGATGTCAAAACCGCCAATTTCAAAATCCCCATCCTAATCAAGATTGAGCCGGAACGCTTCACGATCACCGGACGGGAGCGCAATGCCAGTAAGGGGATGGATCCAAAGGTCTTCAAGGCCCTGGTGGACAAAGGCCTCCGGGCGCAGCTTCAGAGTGCCAACCTCCTCACCGGTTCTTTGCTGATCAACCTAGATTTCCATCCCGACGCTCCCAAGGCAAACCTTATCAAAGAGAATGGTCTCTATGTCTTTCCCAGTGTCCCCGCTACGATCGAGACACTCAAAAACAATGTCCAATCGATTCTGAACAATCTGGCCGCCATCCCCTTCAAAGAGATCGGGGAAGAGACCCGTCAGATCCTTGGCGATGTCAGACAGAAGACGCTCCCCGGTTTCGACGCGACGCTTCAGGGGGTCAACCGGGAGCTGCTGCCCTCCTTTGTCAAGCTGATCGATCAAAGCAATCAAACCCTGGAAGAGATCCGCAAAAATTATCTCGACACCAATGCGCAGATCCACCGCCAAATGCTGAAACTGATGAATGAAATCGAAGAGACCAGCCGGTCCATACGTGAACTCAGCAACTATCTGAACCGGCATCCGGAATCTCTGATAAGAGGACGCTAA
- a CDS encoding c-type cytochrome has translation MKRVVLAALCLSWMLQAANVGEGTPGYRLFKEYCWGCHHQTAEAFGPSFHSIANKRSREEIMAQIVDPERVSKTLGYARNSMPAFNDLNATQIQALTDFIMLFKDKK, from the coding sequence ATGAAAAGAGTCGTTTTGGCAGCTTTGTGTCTGTCCTGGATGCTCCAGGCCGCCAATGTGGGAGAGGGAACTCCGGGGTATCGCCTCTTCAAGGAGTATTGCTGGGGCTGCCACCATCAGACGGCGGAAGCCTTCGGACCCTCTTTTCATTCGATAGCCAACAAACGGAGCCGGGAAGAGATCATGGCTCAGATCGTCGATCCCGAGCGGGTCTCCAAAACCCTGGGCTATGCCCGAAACTCCATGCCGGCTTTCAATGATCTCAATGCCACCCAGATTCAGGCTCTGACCGACTTTATTATGCTTTTCAAGGATAAAAAATGA
- a CDS encoding Crp/Fnr family transcriptional regulator: MYDLREIQLFSNLSDQNVTELKEHTIVRSYGKDGIVFYEGDRGEYLYVVIEGTVKLYKTSPKGTQVQINRFEAPAVVGEYACFEKMPFPATCEFVTEGKMALIPYEIIYKNLSNSDFSLEIIKSLTSKIMVLSSLIHKETIYSSEAKVAKMLLENSEIFSKLKYNEVASILNLTPETLSRIFKKMKKEGLIEIGKTHEVKVLDPVALDRVIESNKIKTCTNCIADFKQQMGLE, encoded by the coding sequence ATGTATGACCTGCGCGAGATACAACTCTTTTCCAATCTATCCGATCAGAACGTGACCGAGCTCAAAGAGCATACTATTGTCCGTAGCTATGGGAAGGATGGGATTGTCTTCTACGAGGGGGATCGGGGAGAGTATCTCTATGTGGTGATCGAAGGGACCGTCAAACTCTACAAGACCTCTCCCAAAGGGACCCAGGTTCAGATCAACCGCTTTGAAGCTCCGGCGGTCGTGGGAGAGTATGCCTGTTTCGAGAAGATGCCTTTTCCCGCCACCTGTGAATTCGTCACCGAGGGGAAAATGGCCCTGATCCCCTATGAGATCATTTACAAAAACCTTTCCAACAGCGATTTCTCCCTGGAGATCATCAAATCCCTCACTTCCAAGATCATGGTCCTCTCCTCGTTGATTCACAAAGAGACGATCTACTCTTCCGAGGCGAAAGTGGCCAAGATGCTCCTGGAAAACAGTGAAATCTTCAGTAAACTCAAATACAACGAAGTCGCCTCCATTCTCAACCTGACTCCCGAGACCCTCTCCCGGATCTTCAAGAAGATGAAAAAAGAGGGCCTGATCGAAATCGGCAAAACCCACGAAGTCAAAGTGCTCGATCCTGTAGCGCTGGACCGGGTCATCGAAAGCAATAAGATCAAGACTTGCACCAACTGTATTGCCGATTTCAAGCAGCAGATGGGACTTGAATAA
- a CDS encoding paraquat-inducible protein A, producing the protein MRGIDAGYGRCESCGQLLRFPPPFRGARTALCPRCGSTVHLRRPASIQNTWALVLASIVFYIPANLLPMMHVHTFAGSSSDTIMSGIIYFLESGSYLIGIVIFIASIFVPTVKIFILIYLLLSIQRGWHHDPIRRQKLYLFTEIIGRWSMVDVFVVSIMIALVHFRGLSEIRTGLGALFFLLVVISTMLAAMTFDPRLIWDQIEFKASSRDLLKRDSASIQYDAPSKKDLHG; encoded by the coding sequence ATGAGAGGGATCGATGCAGGCTATGGACGCTGTGAAAGCTGCGGGCAGCTCCTTCGTTTTCCTCCGCCTTTTCGGGGTGCCCGCACGGCACTTTGCCCCCGGTGCGGAAGTACGGTCCATCTCCGGCGGCCCGCTTCGATCCAGAACACCTGGGCGCTGGTACTCGCCAGCATTGTCTTTTATATTCCGGCCAACCTCCTGCCGATGATGCATGTCCACACCTTCGCGGGCTCGTCATCCGATACCATTATGAGCGGGATCATCTACTTCCTCGAGAGCGGTTCTTACCTCATCGGGATCGTCATTTTCATCGCCAGTATCTTCGTTCCCACCGTCAAAATCTTCATTCTGATCTATCTACTGCTTTCGATACAACGGGGTTGGCATCATGATCCGATACGCCGGCAAAAGCTCTATCTCTTCACCGAAATCATCGGCCGCTGGTCTATGGTCGATGTCTTCGTCGTCTCCATTATGATCGCCCTAGTCCATTTTAGAGGCTTGAGCGAAATCCGAACGGGACTGGGAGCACTTTTCTTCCTTCTGGTCGTCATCAGTACCATGCTCGCCGCTATGACCTTTGACCCCAGGCTGATCTGGGATCAAATCGAATTCAAGGCTTCCTCAAGGGATCTTTTAAAGCGGGATTCGGCATCCATTCAGTATGATGCACCATCAAAAAAGGATCTTCATGGCTGA
- a CDS encoding radical SAM/SPASM domain-containing protein, with amino-acid sequence MFRLSNLIDSVTAGKPERSLDGSIAIWNFTNRCNLACRHCYSYADPNSEDFLSTEFILGAIPELLKAGVRFVIFSGGEPLIRKDIFTIADAMRRAGIITYLSTNGLYVSEKNVDRIIETFNYIGISIDGIEEVHDAFRGLEGAYRRSLDAIALIQQHGGNAGIRFTLTKETQGSFYEIFDLAERIGVDKIYISHLVYSGRGLENLKIDITPEERRTYVEFIIDKAFQYHDEGRKIDIVTGNMEMDAILFLEKFAERYPELGGEMARRLRNWGGNSAGRKLVNIDWKGNVKPDPFFPYIIGNMTERPFSEIWLDQENELLTRLREHSRKLSGKCADCGVIDICNGGSRSRAWAIHGDLWAEDPSCYLSMAEITGMED; translated from the coding sequence GTGTTCCGGCTCTCGAACCTGATCGATTCGGTGACGGCAGGTAAGCCGGAGCGTTCGCTGGACGGCTCCATCGCCATCTGGAATTTCACCAACCGCTGCAACCTCGCCTGCCGTCACTGCTACAGCTATGCCGATCCCAACAGCGAAGATTTTCTCTCGACGGAGTTCATCCTCGGGGCGATCCCCGAGCTACTCAAAGCGGGAGTGCGCTTTGTGATCTTCAGCGGGGGAGAGCCCCTGATCCGCAAAGATATCTTCACCATCGCCGATGCGATGCGCCGGGCGGGGATCATCACTTACCTCTCCACCAACGGCCTCTATGTGAGTGAAAAGAATGTCGACCGGATCATCGAGACCTTCAACTACATCGGGATCAGCATCGACGGTATCGAAGAGGTCCACGATGCTTTCAGGGGTCTGGAAGGGGCTTATCGCCGCAGCCTGGATGCCATCGCCCTGATTCAGCAGCACGGCGGCAATGCGGGGATCCGTTTCACCCTGACCAAAGAGACCCAGGGGAGCTTCTACGAGATCTTTGATTTGGCCGAACGGATCGGCGTGGACAAGATCTACATCTCCCATCTGGTATACAGCGGACGGGGCTTGGAGAATCTCAAGATCGACATCACGCCCGAAGAACGCCGCACGTATGTGGAGTTCATCATCGACAAAGCCTTCCAATACCACGACGAGGGACGCAAAATCGATATCGTCACCGGCAATATGGAGATGGATGCGATCCTCTTTCTCGAAAAGTTCGCCGAGCGCTACCCCGAGCTGGGAGGGGAGATGGCCCGGCGCCTGCGAAACTGGGGCGGCAACAGCGCCGGTCGCAAACTGGTCAATATCGATTGGAAAGGCAATGTCAAACCCGACCCATTCTTTCCCTATATCATCGGCAATATGACCGAGCGGCCCTTCAGCGAGATTTGGCTGGATCAGGAGAATGAGTTGCTCACACGTCTGCGGGAGCATTCCCGTAAGCTCTCGGGAAAATGCGCCGATTGCGGCGTGATCGACATTTGCAACGGAGGCAGCCGCAGCCGGGCATGGGCGATCCACGGAGATCTCTGGGCTGAAGACCCCTCCTGTTATCTCAGCATGGCTGAGATAACAGGGATGGAAGATTGA
- a CDS encoding GGDEF domain-containing response regulator has product MNSELKILFVEDEEGIREELGYYLRHVASGGVLTAENGEEGLKLYREHQPDIVITDLEMPGMHGSQMIRQIKEINPSQAIIVTTAHSDTRFLMKAIELKVDHYLLKPINLELLEDKIRQIEHQIELERRVEQQRIIMEEISAIKGNMLVVLDRQMKAIFLNRGYLEYIGCDSLEMCRQKLPSLAQYMVDWEEGFAPESREEFEWVREIEALPSSRRIVALKKPFEDSETFYNVSLSSNPETGHRIVALSEITELISSRDFYRKQAKRDELTGLNNRFAFNRKFESLIPKALSENGQLSMILIDLDHFKAINDRYGHDFGDKVLTDVARVLEQCIGPKDFLARWGGEEFVVLSQRSLDEAIELAEEIRRKIMEIKYENGVQLHCSCGVSTLNPEEDARDAHKMFRRADKALYQAKNLGRNRVFYERRQRVR; this is encoded by the coding sequence ATGAATAGTGAGCTAAAGATTCTTTTTGTAGAAGATGAGGAAGGGATACGGGAAGAATTGGGCTATTATCTGCGTCACGTAGCTTCCGGAGGAGTTTTGACCGCAGAAAACGGTGAAGAGGGATTGAAACTCTATCGGGAGCATCAACCCGATATCGTCATAACCGATTTGGAGATGCCGGGAATGCACGGCTCACAGATGATCCGCCAGATCAAAGAGATCAACCCCTCCCAAGCCATTATTGTTACGACAGCTCACAGTGACACTCGTTTTCTTATGAAGGCGATTGAACTCAAGGTAGATCATTACCTCCTAAAACCGATCAATCTTGAACTTTTGGAAGATAAGATTCGGCAAATTGAGCATCAAATAGAGTTGGAAAGGCGCGTCGAGCAGCAACGAATCATTATGGAAGAGATTTCTGCTATCAAAGGCAATATGCTTGTTGTCCTCGATCGGCAAATGAAAGCAATTTTTCTCAACAGAGGGTATTTGGAATACATAGGGTGTGATTCATTGGAAATGTGCCGCCAAAAGCTTCCATCTCTTGCCCAATATATGGTTGATTGGGAAGAAGGGTTCGCTCCGGAAAGTAGAGAAGAGTTTGAATGGGTACGAGAGATTGAAGCGCTTCCCTCATCCCGTCGAATTGTGGCATTGAAAAAACCCTTTGAAGACTCTGAGACTTTCTACAACGTCTCTCTCTCATCAAATCCGGAGACCGGTCATCGGATTGTGGCGCTCTCTGAAATTACTGAGTTGATCTCTTCGAGGGATTTTTATCGTAAACAGGCCAAAAGAGATGAATTGACCGGGCTAAACAATCGCTTTGCTTTCAACCGTAAATTCGAGAGTTTGATCCCAAAAGCGCTCAGCGAGAATGGGCAACTGAGTATGATTTTAATCGACCTGGATCATTTCAAAGCCATTAATGATCGGTATGGGCACGATTTTGGAGATAAGGTTTTGACGGATGTTGCCAGGGTTTTGGAACAGTGTATCGGTCCCAAAGATTTTCTGGCGCGTTGGGGAGGAGAAGAGTTTGTCGTTTTGAGTCAGAGAAGCTTGGATGAGGCAATAGAGTTGGCCGAAGAGATCCGTCGAAAGATTATGGAAATAAAGTACGAAAACGGAGTGCAACTCCACTGCAGTTGCGGTGTATCGACCCTCAATCCGGAAGAGGATGCCCGGGATGCTCACAAAATGTTTCGTCGTGCGGATAAAGCACTCTATCAGGCCAAGAATTTGGGGCGGAATAGGGTTTTTTATGAACGGCGTCAACGGGTTCGCTGA